A genomic window from Glycine max cultivar Williams 82 chromosome 17, Glycine_max_v4.0, whole genome shotgun sequence includes:
- the LOC100777003 gene encoding cytosolic Fe-S cluster assembly factor NBP35 isoform X1 produces MENADIPENANEHCPGPQSESAGKSDACEGCPNQQICATAPKGPDPDLVAIAERMATVKHKILVLSGKGGVGKSTFSAQLAFALAARDFQVGLLDVDICGPSIPKMLGLEGQEIHQSNLGWSPVYVESNLGVMSIGFMLPNPDEAVIWRGPRKNALIKQFLKDVYWGELDFLIVDAPPGTSDEHISIVQFLDATGVDGAIIVTTPQQVSLIDVRKEVNFCKKVGVKVLGVVENMSGLCQPITDFKFMKLTDNGEQKDVTQWVWEYMREKAPEMLNLLACTEVFDSSGGGAVKMSNDMGVPFLGNVPLDPQLCKAAEEGSSCFAKKDCVVSAPALNKIIEQLIETNGWSMLVSNGV; encoded by the exons ATGGAGAATGCAGACATCCCTGAGAATGCCAACGAGC ATTGCCCAGGTCCTCAGTCTGAATCTGCTGGAAAATCTGATGCATGTGAAGGGTGCCCGAATCAACAAATTTGTGCCACTGCCCCCAAAGGACCTGACCCTG ATCTGGTTGCCATTGCAGAAAGAATGGCTACTGTGAAACATAAGATATTGGTCTTGTCAGGAAAGGGAGGAGTTGGCAAGAGCACGTTCTCTGCCCAACTGGCGTTTGCTTTAGCTGCAAGGGATTTTCAGGTGGGTCTTCTTGACGTTGATATTTGTGGTCCAAGCATTCCAAAGATGCTTGGCCTAGAAGGTCAAGAGATACATCAGAGCAACCTTGGTTGGTCCCCTGTCTATGTAGAGTCCAACCTTGGGGTCATGTCAATTGGGTTCATGCTTCCCAATCCAGATGAAGCTGTTATATGGAGAGGCCCACGCAAAAATGCACTTATCAAGCAGTTTCTAAAAGATGTCTACTGGGGAGAACTTGATTTTCTAATTGTTGATGCTCCACCAGGAACCTCAGATGAACAcatttccattgttcaattccTTGATGCCACTGGAGTAGATGGTGCAATCATAGTTACTACACCTCAACAAGTCTCTCTTATTGATGTGAGAAAAGAAGTGAATTTTTGCAAGAAAGTTGGCGTGAAAGTTCTCGGGGTTGTAGAGAATATGAGTGGCCTGTGCCAGCCTATCACAGATTTCAAGTTTATGAAGTTGACCGATAATGGCGAGCAGAAAGATGTTACACAGTGGGTTTGGGAATACATGAGAGAAAAAGCACCAGAAATGCTGAATTTGCTTGCTTGCACTGAAGTGTTTGATAGTAGTGGTGGTGGAGCAGTGAAAATGAGCAATGATATGGGGGTACCCTTTCTTGGTAATGTTCCTTTAGATCCACAGCTTTGTAAGGCAGCTGAAGAAGGTTCATCCTGCTTTGCTAAGAAAGATTGTGTTGTTAGTGCTCCAGCACTAAACAAGATTATAGAGCAGTTGATTGAAACTAATGGGTGGTCAATGTTAGTAAGTAATGGAGTGTAG
- the LOC100809426 gene encoding zinc transporter 4, chloroplastic isoform X2: MFLFEDLWSLPRLFSESLNLQSLRESFTSSSCDRTESEQCRDESAAMVLKFVAVASILVAGFGGVSIPLVGKSRRFLRPDGDVFAAAKAFAAGVILATGFVHMLRDSWDALREPCLGTHSRAWAKFPFTGFFAMVSALFTLLVDFLATEYYERREARGRVERGKVVDYDEGCDEALLETGIVEVKDLGRGGRHSHSHDGDDVESSVRHVVVSQVLELGIVSHSMIIGLSLGVSQSPCTMKPLIVALSFHQFFEGFALGGCISQAQFKTLSATIMSCFFALTTPLGVAIGASVASIFNPYSPVALITEGILDALSAGILVYMALVDLIAADFLSKKMRCNFRFQIICYCLLFLGAGLMSSLAIWA; encoded by the exons ATGTTCCTATTTGAG GATCTCTGGTCCCTCCCGCGCCTCTTCTCAG AGTCGCTTAATTTACAGTCTTTACGCGAATCCTTTACGAGCTCGAGCTGTGACAGAACGGAGTCGGAGCAATGCCGCGACGAGTCGGCGGCGATGGTTCTGAAATTCGTGGCGGTGGCGTCGATTCTGGTCGCCGGATTCGGGGGAGTCTCGATTCCGCTGGTCGGGAAGTCGCGGCGGTTTCTTCGACCGGACGGCGACGTTTTCGCGGCGGCGAAGGCGTTCGCGGCGGGGGTGATTTTAGCGACGGGGTTCGTCCACATGCTGAGGGACTCGTGGGACGCGCTTCGGGAGCCGTGCTTGGGGACGCACTCGCGCGCGTGGGCGAAGTTTCCCTTCACCGGTTTCTTCGCCATGGTGTCAGCGCTCTTTACTCTACTGGTTGACTTTTTAGCGACGGAATATTACGAGCGCAGAGAGGCGCGTGGGCGCGTGGAGCGAGGGAAGGTTGTTGATTATGATGAAGGTTGTGACGAGGCGTTGTTGGAAACGGGAATCGTGGAGGTTAAGGATCTTGGGCGAGGGGGAAGACACTCCCACTCTCACGACGGCGATGATGTGGAAAGTAGTGTTCGACACGTCGTCGTTTCACAG GTATTGGAACTTGGGATTGTATCACATTCGATGATAATTGGGTTATCTCTAGGAGTTTCACAAAGTCCCTGTACCATGAAACCCCTAATTGTGGCATTATCCTTCCATCAATTCTTTGAAGGATTTGCACTTGGTGGTTGCATCTCCCAAGCCCAATTCAAGACCTTATCAGCAACAATAATGTCATGTTTTTTTGCACTAACAACGCCACTTGGTGTTGCTATTGGAGCTAGTGTTGCTTCAATTTTTAACCCTTACAGTCCAGTAGCACTCATCACTGAAGGCATCTTGGACGCCTTGTCAGCTGGGATTTTAGTGTATATGGCTTTAGTGGACTTAATAGCTGCAGATTTTCTTAGCAAGAAAATGCGTTGTAACTTTAGGTTTCAGATAATATGTTACTGTCTGCTTTTCCTTGGGGCTGGATTGATGTCTTCACTTGCAATTTGGGCATGA
- the LOC100777003 gene encoding cytosolic Fe-S cluster assembly factor NBP35 isoform X2, with amino-acid sequence MATVKHKILVLSGKGGVGKSTFSAQLAFALAARDFQVGLLDVDICGPSIPKMLGLEGQEIHQSNLGWSPVYVESNLGVMSIGFMLPNPDEAVIWRGPRKNALIKQFLKDVYWGELDFLIVDAPPGTSDEHISIVQFLDATGVDGAIIVTTPQQVSLIDVRKEVNFCKKVGVKVLGVVENMSGLCQPITDFKFMKLTDNGEQKDVTQWVWEYMREKAPEMLNLLACTEVFDSSGGGAVKMSNDMGVPFLGNVPLDPQLCKAAEEGSSCFAKKDCVVSAPALNKIIEQLIETNGWSMLVSNGV; translated from the coding sequence ATGGCTACTGTGAAACATAAGATATTGGTCTTGTCAGGAAAGGGAGGAGTTGGCAAGAGCACGTTCTCTGCCCAACTGGCGTTTGCTTTAGCTGCAAGGGATTTTCAGGTGGGTCTTCTTGACGTTGATATTTGTGGTCCAAGCATTCCAAAGATGCTTGGCCTAGAAGGTCAAGAGATACATCAGAGCAACCTTGGTTGGTCCCCTGTCTATGTAGAGTCCAACCTTGGGGTCATGTCAATTGGGTTCATGCTTCCCAATCCAGATGAAGCTGTTATATGGAGAGGCCCACGCAAAAATGCACTTATCAAGCAGTTTCTAAAAGATGTCTACTGGGGAGAACTTGATTTTCTAATTGTTGATGCTCCACCAGGAACCTCAGATGAACAcatttccattgttcaattccTTGATGCCACTGGAGTAGATGGTGCAATCATAGTTACTACACCTCAACAAGTCTCTCTTATTGATGTGAGAAAAGAAGTGAATTTTTGCAAGAAAGTTGGCGTGAAAGTTCTCGGGGTTGTAGAGAATATGAGTGGCCTGTGCCAGCCTATCACAGATTTCAAGTTTATGAAGTTGACCGATAATGGCGAGCAGAAAGATGTTACACAGTGGGTTTGGGAATACATGAGAGAAAAAGCACCAGAAATGCTGAATTTGCTTGCTTGCACTGAAGTGTTTGATAGTAGTGGTGGTGGAGCAGTGAAAATGAGCAATGATATGGGGGTACCCTTTCTTGGTAATGTTCCTTTAGATCCACAGCTTTGTAAGGCAGCTGAAGAAGGTTCATCCTGCTTTGCTAAGAAAGATTGTGTTGTTAGTGCTCCAGCACTAAACAAGATTATAGAGCAGTTGATTGAAACTAATGGGTGGTCAATGTTAGTAAGTAATGGAGTGTAG
- the LOC102664611 gene encoding putative GATA transcription factor 22 codes for MTPYSLNPPGPSIQAGQTQLFNISPNNQDCRTIFNIFDPRKTRIEIGGLRDNYHQQDDKMMVLHDGSSSNSNKSSFNNNISPEPVVVMVDPIISSACDQQHNLPYEEESKNIDDHGSGNKWMSSKMRLMKKMMRPSMSPTTDKAINSGLESSSSRYSQRSLCNNNASSTTRVCSDCNTSTTPLWRSGPKGPKSLCNACGIRQRKARRAMTKATSGLITPITCAKTRVHNKEKKSRANHFAQFKNKYKSTTTTSAGSSEGVRKLEYLKDFAISLRSNNSDFEQGFPRDEVAEAALLLMDLSCGFVHL; via the exons ATGACTCCTTATTCTCTGAACCCACCAGGCCCTTCCATACAAGCTGGTCAAACCCAACTCTTCAATATTTCTCCTAATAATCAGGATTGCCGTAccatttttaacatatttgatCCAAGGAAAACCAGGATAGAAATTGGAGGGTTAAGAGATAATTATCATCAACAG GATGACAAGATGATGGTATTGCATGATGGATCATCAAGCAACAGCAACAAGTCGTccttcaataataatatttcaccTGAGCCAGTAGTTGTTATGGTTGATCCAATTATAAGCAGCGCATGTGATCAGCAGCATAATTTACCCTATGAGGAAGAGAGTAAAAATATTGATGATCACGGGTCTGGGAACAAATGGATGTCTTCAAAGATGAggttaatgaaaaaaatgatgagaccGAGTATGAGTCCAACCACTGACAAAGCAATCAATTCAGGGCTCGAAAGCAGCAGCAGCAGGTACAgccaaagaagcctttgtaacAACAACGCCAGTAGCACCACTAGGGTTTGTTCGGATTGTAATACAAGCACTACCCCACTTTGGAGGAGTGGCCCTAAGGGTCCTAAG TCTCTATGCAATGCCTGTGGCATTAGAcagaggaaggcaagaagggcAATGACAAAAGCTACAAGTGGTTTGATCACTCCCATAACATGTGCAAAGACCAGAGTGCACAACAAGGAAAAGAAGTCTCGTGCAAACCATTTTGCACAGTTCAAGAACAAGTACAAGTCCACAACCACAACTAGTGCAGGCTCATCTGAGGGAGTGAGGAAGCTTGAATATTTAAAGGACTTCGCCATAAGCTTGAGGAGTAACAACTCTGATTTTGAACAAGGGTTTCCACGGGATGAAGTAGCTGAAGCGGCATTGCTTCTGATGGACTTGTCTTGTGGTTTTGTCCACTTATAA
- the LOC100809426 gene encoding zinc transporter 4, chloroplastic isoform X1, which translates to MFLFEVSSCSVFFSLIHCFQYLQFQFFYSSFNFQDLWSLPRLFSESLNLQSLRESFTSSSCDRTESEQCRDESAAMVLKFVAVASILVAGFGGVSIPLVGKSRRFLRPDGDVFAAAKAFAAGVILATGFVHMLRDSWDALREPCLGTHSRAWAKFPFTGFFAMVSALFTLLVDFLATEYYERREARGRVERGKVVDYDEGCDEALLETGIVEVKDLGRGGRHSHSHDGDDVESSVRHVVVSQVLELGIVSHSMIIGLSLGVSQSPCTMKPLIVALSFHQFFEGFALGGCISQAQFKTLSATIMSCFFALTTPLGVAIGASVASIFNPYSPVALITEGILDALSAGILVYMALVDLIAADFLSKKMRCNFRFQIICYCLLFLGAGLMSSLAIWA; encoded by the exons ATGTTCCTATTTGAGGTTTCTTCTTGCTCTGTCTTTTTTTCCCTTATTCACTGCTTCCAATATCTTCAATTTCAattcttttattcttcttttaattttcagGATCTCTGGTCCCTCCCGCGCCTCTTCTCAG AGTCGCTTAATTTACAGTCTTTACGCGAATCCTTTACGAGCTCGAGCTGTGACAGAACGGAGTCGGAGCAATGCCGCGACGAGTCGGCGGCGATGGTTCTGAAATTCGTGGCGGTGGCGTCGATTCTGGTCGCCGGATTCGGGGGAGTCTCGATTCCGCTGGTCGGGAAGTCGCGGCGGTTTCTTCGACCGGACGGCGACGTTTTCGCGGCGGCGAAGGCGTTCGCGGCGGGGGTGATTTTAGCGACGGGGTTCGTCCACATGCTGAGGGACTCGTGGGACGCGCTTCGGGAGCCGTGCTTGGGGACGCACTCGCGCGCGTGGGCGAAGTTTCCCTTCACCGGTTTCTTCGCCATGGTGTCAGCGCTCTTTACTCTACTGGTTGACTTTTTAGCGACGGAATATTACGAGCGCAGAGAGGCGCGTGGGCGCGTGGAGCGAGGGAAGGTTGTTGATTATGATGAAGGTTGTGACGAGGCGTTGTTGGAAACGGGAATCGTGGAGGTTAAGGATCTTGGGCGAGGGGGAAGACACTCCCACTCTCACGACGGCGATGATGTGGAAAGTAGTGTTCGACACGTCGTCGTTTCACAG GTATTGGAACTTGGGATTGTATCACATTCGATGATAATTGGGTTATCTCTAGGAGTTTCACAAAGTCCCTGTACCATGAAACCCCTAATTGTGGCATTATCCTTCCATCAATTCTTTGAAGGATTTGCACTTGGTGGTTGCATCTCCCAAGCCCAATTCAAGACCTTATCAGCAACAATAATGTCATGTTTTTTTGCACTAACAACGCCACTTGGTGTTGCTATTGGAGCTAGTGTTGCTTCAATTTTTAACCCTTACAGTCCAGTAGCACTCATCACTGAAGGCATCTTGGACGCCTTGTCAGCTGGGATTTTAGTGTATATGGCTTTAGTGGACTTAATAGCTGCAGATTTTCTTAGCAAGAAAATGCGTTGTAACTTTAGGTTTCAGATAATATGTTACTGTCTGCTTTTCCTTGGGGCTGGATTGATGTCTTCACTTGCAATTTGGGCATGA